TCAGCTGTAGTTCTCCTGCCGCATTTCCCCTCTCCTTTTTTTTGTTAGTTGCGCAGGCGCAAAGTGCCAACCTGGAAGAGATTCCAGAACTGAACCGCAAACCTGAGAACGTAGGTAACGAAGCAACAGCAGGACCACCGCGACCCACGACAATGAAGATGTGAGGGCCGCCGGCGCAGGTCACTTGTGGTGGACACGTACTCTGCCGCTCTGCTTGTTCGTCGCAAGCGCGATGGCACTGGGCCAGGTTGCGGAGTGGCAAAGTGCAGTGCGCTCGGAGGTCGCGCATCAAAATCTCGAGCGCGCCAGCGCCATCGTCGAGCAGCAACTGAGCACAAGCCCCAACGATCTGGAAGCGGCGGCGTGGCGGGCACGACTGCTGGCGTGGCAAGGACACTGGCCGGAAGCCGAAACCGGATATCGCCGGGTGTTGGAAGCGGCGACGGCGGATGCGGAAGTGATGGCGGGGCTGGCGGACGTGCTCACCTGGCAGGGGAAGCTCGAGGAAGCACTCGCCGTCCTGGATCGAGCGCGAACCATTCCTCCGCCACAATCCTTCGTGCTGAACCGCCGTGCGCGGCTGCTGGCGCGATTGGGTCGGCAGAAGGATGCCCGGCTCGAATATCGGGCAGCGCTGCGCCTCGATGAAAACGACTCCGAGGCGCGCGCCGGATTGCATTCGCTTGCCGGCGAGCGGCGTCATCAACTGCGCTTCGGCGTGGATACCGACACCTTCAATTACACCGACGCTGCTTCGGCGCAAAGTTTCGTACTGATCTCACGCTGGAACCCACTCTGGACCACGACGCTCTCTTCCACCACCTATGAACGCTTCGGGGCGACTGCACAGCGGGTGACCGGGCGCATCAGCCGCCGCTTCGGCGACAACTGGCTGGGAATTGGCGGCGGAGCGAACCATGACGAGGGCGTGATTCCGCACAGTGAATTCGCCCTGGAGTACGGTCGCGGCTTCCGGATCGGCGGAAAGGGCTTGGTGCGAGGCCTGGAGTTCAGCGTCAGCCCGCAATGGTTCTGGTACCGCGATGCCAAGGTCACGACGATTACCACGTCCAGCCTCTTCTATCTGCCACGCGATTGGATGTGGTCGCTGAGCATAACAGCCGCGCGAAGCTCGTTTCCGGTGGTAGGAGTGCAATGGCAACCGTCGGGAAGCACGCGCCTGTCGTTTCCCATTTGCGCAGACCGGCTGCGCGGGAATGTGTCATTCGCCGTCGGCACGGAAAACTTCGCCAAGGTGGACGAAGTTGGGCGGTTCTCGGCGCGCACCTTCGCCGGCGGGTTGAAATACCAGATCAATTCTAGGCAGGACATCGGTATGTACGTCGCCTATCAAGGAAGATCACAGCAGCGCACGCAAACCAGCGTGGGATTCAACTATGGAATCCGTTTCTGAATGGATGGCGCGCTTGGCGCCGGCGGCGATCGTACTGAAGGCGATCATTGTCTCGCTTGCGGGAATCTCGGCGCTGATGATCTTCATTACGGTCCGGCGGTGGCTGCGTGGGCGCTATTTCGCACGGCGGGAACGCCAGATGTTTCAAGCCCGGCAACAATGGAATGCTTTGATCAACGGGCAGGTAAGGCCAGAGACGTGGCGCTTCGACCCGCTGGCGTGCGAGGTGCTGGAAACCATGCTGCTGGACAGCATCGAGGTCAGCCCGGCGGCGGATCTGCCGCGGCTGGTCGACTGCTTGCGCCGCAGCGGTCTGATTGATCGCCGCATCGATGAAGCGCGTACGGCCCAGGGGTGGAAGCGGTGGCGCGCGCTGGTGGCGCTGGGTCGAACTCGCGCGCCCGAGGCAGTGCCGGCGCTGGCCGACGCATTGGAGTCGGCGGACATGGAGACACGCATCGCGGCCGTCCGCGGAATTGGAAAACTTGCGTTACCCGCAGCGGCGGTTCCGATGTTGGAACTTTTCTCCGACCAGCGCCTGCTGGTGCCCGCTTCGGTGGTCAAGAACGCCTTGCTGAACTGCTGCCGGCAAGAACCTGAAATGTTGCTCCGGTACGTCGTCAACGGCCGGGGGCCGCAGCGAGAACTGCTGGCGCGGGTGCTGGCGGAAATTGCCCAACCGTCGATGGCCGAAGAGTTGCTGGTGTTGGCAGGTGATCCCTCCCCGGAGGTCAGGGCGGCAGCGGCGCGCGGTCTGCAGCATTGTGACCCTCGAATTGCAGTGCCGCCGCTGGCGCAGCTTGCTTCCGACCCGGAATGGTTTGTGCGGCTGCGCGCGGTCGTGGCCCTGGGTGGTATCCAGGTCCACCATGCCATGACCGTGCTGGTTCGGGCGCTTGGCGACCAGAATCGCCACGTGCGCCAGCGCGCCGCATGGGCGCTGATGAACTCACGGCAAACGATGGCGCAGGTTTTGGGGCTGGTGGTGAATTCTGGCGACAACTACGGGCTGCAGGCGGTGGTTGCGGAACTGGAGCGGTCAGGACGCTACGCGGATGCCTATGATGAAGTGAAGCAAAGTGAAGCTCCCGATCGGGACAGCCTGCTGGCGGCGCTGAAAGCGGCGCGGTCGCGGCTGTCATTCCAGCAGCCGACAACGAAAGCGGAGATCGCAAAAGCAGGCGTGGCATGATCAGGCTGCTGCAAATCTCGAACTCTGCCCTGTTTGTCTACTTTCTGCTTTCCAACATTTTTTATCTCGCGCTGCTCATCACCGCGATTTTCGCCAGTCTGCGTCACCGGCGACGACTGAGCAGCCTGCGGCTGGAGACGCTGGAGCTTTCTCCCTTCACGCCGCCGATCAGCATCCTGATCCCGGCGCACAACGAGGAGACGAACATCGTCGAGAATGTTCGCGCGCTGCTGACGCTGGATTACCCATCGCTGGAGCTGATCGTGATCAACGACGGTTCCACCGACGAAACCCTGTCCGCGCTGGTCAAGGCATTCCGGCTGCGTCAGGAAAATGTTCTGTACCTGCCGCAAGTGCGTTCCGCACCCGTACGCGCGGTGTTTGCCAGTGACGTGGACCCGCGACTGACCGTTCTCGATAAAGATCCGGGCGGGACCAAAGCCGACGCGACCAATGCCGGATTGAACGCGGCTACCGCGCCCTACGTGTGCGTGATCGACGCCGACTCGATCCTGGAGAAGGACGCGCTGCTGCGCATGATGGCCGAGGTGTTTTCCGACCCGGTACGTGTCGCCGCGGCGGGAGGCATTGTACGCGTGCTGAACGGATCCGAGGTCACGGACGGGCGCGTCAGCCAAGTCCGCCTGCCGAGCTGGCCGGTGGAATCTATCCAGGTCGTCGAGTACCTGCGGGCATTCCTGATCGGGCGGCAAGCGTGGGGACGCGTCAACATGCTGCCCATCGTCTCGGGCGCGTTCGGCGTGTTCCGGCGAGAGGCCATGCTGCAGATCGGCGGCTACCGTCCGGAAGCGATCGGCGAAGACATCGACCTGGTCATACGCATGCATCGGTCATTGCTCGAGCACCAGGAACACTACCGGGTCGTATTCGTGCCGGAGCCGACGTGCTGGACGCAGGTCCCGCATTCGATAGGGGCTCTCGCCCGGCAACGAGCGCGCTGGCAGAAGGGACTGCTCGACGTGCTCTGGCGCAATCGGGACATGGTGTTCCGGCCACGTTATGGCCGTTTCGGCTGCGTCATCCTCCCCTACCTCTGGATCTTCGAACTGTTCGCGCCGGTAGTGGAAGCGATCGGCTATGCGACCATTCTCCTGGCGCTGGTGCTTGGCGTTCTCAGCAGAGAATTCTTCGTGCAAATCCTGATCTTCGGATATGCCTTCGCCACGCTGATCTCGATCGGTGCGGTAGTGCAGGAGGAAGTCACGTATCGGCGCTACGGCAAATGGAGCGAAGTCGCGCGTTTGCTGGCGTATTGTTTCTTCGAACATCTCCCCTATCGGCAGATGCACATGGTCTGGCGCTTGCAGGGGATGTGGCAATACATGCGCGGAAATCTCAAATGGGAAGCGGCGGAACGCAGTCAATTTGTTGCCGCGTCCCGCCGCTGATCCGATCCTGTCTACTCACTACTCCGGCAGATTATTGCTCTGGTCGCTGGTATTGGGGCGACGCTTCAGCACCGGCCGATTGGGGTCGCTGCTGCGGGTGCTGCCGGGATCGTCCGTGTAATCGACAACGTCATTATTATCGTTATTGGCGTTATTGCTCGGCGGCGGAGCACTGTAGCTGCCCCCGGAATAATCGTTGCGCGGACGCTGCAGATTGCTGACCGGCATCACGGTAATCGGACTGTCGAGGCGGAAACTCAACAAGGCTTCCGATTCAATTCGCACCTGCTCCGGCTTGCTCGTTGCCTGGACTCCGCCGCCGACACCCGCGCCGGTCGCGGCCCCTATGGCAGCGCCCTTACCGCCGCCAGCAATACCGCCGATCACCGCACCAATCGCGGCGCCCGTACCGACCTTCTTTGCAGTGTTGGTGCCGCGAGATTTCCCGACTCGCGTGTACTGGTTGGTGTGGATCGTGTATTTGCGGCCGTTCATCGACAGGCTGGACAATTCAAGCGCTAGCTGCGGCTGGCCCGCGAAACGCCCAGCATCTTTCAGTTCGACAATGCGGCCGACTACGTCGGTGCCCTCAGGAATGACAACCTTGTCGCCGATCGTGATGGGCGAATCGAGAGTCGCCCGGAAGCTGTCACCGGGATGATTGCGCGCACTGTCAATGGCGTCGATCATGCGGATGTTCAGAGTGGTTCCGCTCTCCACCGTGACCGGGGTCGGCGCAGGCGGAGGCGGCGGAGTCGCCGGGACGTTGGACACCGGGGACACCGGCATCGGCGCCATGGCAGTCGTGTTGGTGTTGACTGGGGGACCCGAGGAGATGATCGGCATGTCGTTGGCGGTATTGCCCGCGCTCTTCGCGGAGTAATTGCGACTTTCGCGATACGCCGAGGGCTTCTTCGGCGAATGTGCCGTCGCGCGCGCCGGAGGAGCCGGTTTCGCGGCCGGCTGTTCATCCACCGCCGGCGGCAGCGCGCTGGCCTGCATGGAAGGTGGACCCGCGATCAGCAGGTTGTTGACCACCGTCTTTACGCCTTCCACTTGCGCGGCGTCGCTGGCGACCTGGGCACGCTCCTCATCCGTTGCCGCGGAGCCGCTCAGCGTCACCACGCCGTTGGCGGATATCACAGAAACGTGTTTTTCAGAAATCTTGGGATCGGCGTTGATCTTGGTTACGACCTCGCCGATGATTTGCGCGTCGTTGCGCGCACGGCTGCATCCCACGGCAACCGCCAAGGCCAACAGCACCATCAGAACGATCGATAAACGCTTAGTCGTCATAATTACCCCCGGCTGTCCAGAACCAACGCCAGCGCGCGGTACGGACGTTGCACACTTGAGCCCCGGAAAACGGTCCTGTAGGCAATAAACCCACCCACAGTGGAAAAGTTCCTACTCGTCAAGAACTAAGGAAGACCTAGGAAACCGGAGCTACTTGCCCACTTGCAACAGTTCCTGGATCTCCTGCTGGAGCTTGGGGACATCCGCCACGCCAGAATGCTTTGAGTGGATGCGGCCTTCGCGGCCGATCACAATTGTGGTGGGCAGACCGAGAATGCCTCCATACTCCTGCGCTAGCTGCTGATTGCCGACAATTACCGGGTAGTTCATCTTGTATTGGAGGTAGAACCGGCGAAGGGCGCTCTCCTTATCTTCCATGGAGATTCCGATCGCTTGGAAGCCCTGGCTGCCAAATTTGTCTTGCAGAGAAACAAATTGCGGGATTTCGTCGGCGCACGAGGTGCACCACGCCGCCCAGAAGTTCACCATCACCACCTTGCCGGCGTAACTTGCGGTATCGATCGAG
This region of Terriglobales bacterium genomic DNA includes:
- a CDS encoding HEAT repeat domain-containing protein gives rise to the protein MESVSEWMARLAPAAIVLKAIIVSLAGISALMIFITVRRWLRGRYFARRERQMFQARQQWNALINGQVRPETWRFDPLACEVLETMLLDSIEVSPAADLPRLVDCLRRSGLIDRRIDEARTAQGWKRWRALVALGRTRAPEAVPALADALESADMETRIAAVRGIGKLALPAAAVPMLELFSDQRLLVPASVVKNALLNCCRQEPEMLLRYVVNGRGPQRELLARVLAEIAQPSMAEELLVLAGDPSPEVRAAAARGLQHCDPRIAVPPLAQLASDPEWFVRLRAVVALGGIQVHHAMTVLVRALGDQNRHVRQRAAWALMNSRQTMAQVLGLVVNSGDNYGLQAVVAELERSGRYADAYDEVKQSEAPDRDSLLAALKAARSRLSFQQPTTKAEIAKAGVA
- a CDS encoding TlpA disulfide reductase family protein; translated protein: MDRLKRVAVFIALAGLAAGLYLGTRGHQVLPAKVVAHATTTAAPRLQAIDLEGRSIDTASYAGKVVMVNFWAAWCTSCADEIPQFVSLQDKFGSQGFQAIGISMEDKESALRRFYLQYKMNYPVIVGNQQLAQEYGGILGLPTTIVIGREGRIHSKHSGVADVPKLQQEIQELLQVGK
- a CDS encoding tetratricopeptide repeat protein, producing the protein MALGQVAEWQSAVRSEVAHQNLERASAIVEQQLSTSPNDLEAAAWRARLLAWQGHWPEAETGYRRVLEAATADAEVMAGLADVLTWQGKLEEALAVLDRARTIPPPQSFVLNRRARLLARLGRQKDARLEYRAALRLDENDSEARAGLHSLAGERRHQLRFGVDTDTFNYTDAASAQSFVLISRWNPLWTTTLSSTTYERFGATAQRVTGRISRRFGDNWLGIGGGANHDEGVIPHSEFALEYGRGFRIGGKGLVRGLEFSVSPQWFWYRDAKVTTITTSSLFYLPRDWMWSLSITAARSSFPVVGVQWQPSGSTRLSFPICADRLRGNVSFAVGTENFAKVDEVGRFSARTFAGGLKYQINSRQDIGMYVAYQGRSQQRTQTSVGFNYGIRF
- a CDS encoding glycosyltransferase, producing the protein MIRLLQISNSALFVYFLLSNIFYLALLITAIFASLRHRRRLSSLRLETLELSPFTPPISILIPAHNEETNIVENVRALLTLDYPSLELIVINDGSTDETLSALVKAFRLRQENVLYLPQVRSAPVRAVFASDVDPRLTVLDKDPGGTKADATNAGLNAATAPYVCVIDADSILEKDALLRMMAEVFSDPVRVAAAGGIVRVLNGSEVTDGRVSQVRLPSWPVESIQVVEYLRAFLIGRQAWGRVNMLPIVSGAFGVFRREAMLQIGGYRPEAIGEDIDLVIRMHRSLLEHQEHYRVVFVPEPTCWTQVPHSIGALARQRARWQKGLLDVLWRNRDMVFRPRYGRFGCVILPYLWIFELFAPVVEAIGYATILLALVLGVLSREFFVQILIFGYAFATLISIGAVVQEEVTYRRYGKWSEVARLLAYCFFEHLPYRQMHMVWRLQGMWQYMRGNLKWEAAERSQFVAASRR
- a CDS encoding BON domain-containing protein, whose amino-acid sequence is MTTKRLSIVLMVLLALAVAVGCSRARNDAQIIGEVVTKINADPKISEKHVSVISANGVVTLSGSAATDEERAQVASDAAQVEGVKTVVNNLLIAGPPSMQASALPPAVDEQPAAKPAPPARATAHSPKKPSAYRESRNYSAKSAGNTANDMPIISSGPPVNTNTTAMAPMPVSPVSNVPATPPPPPAPTPVTVESGTTLNIRMIDAIDSARNHPGDSFRATLDSPITIGDKVVIPEGTDVVGRIVELKDAGRFAGQPQLALELSSLSMNGRKYTIHTNQYTRVGKSRGTNTAKKVGTGAAIGAVIGGIAGGGKGAAIGAATGAGVGGGVQATSKPEQVRIESEALLSFRLDSPITVMPVSNLQRPRNDYSGGSYSAPPPSNNANNDNNDVVDYTDDPGSTRSSDPNRPVLKRRPNTSDQSNNLPE